A stretch of bacterium DNA encodes these proteins:
- a CDS encoding glucose 1-dehydrogenase yields the protein MGRMDGKVALISGAARGQGEAEARRFVAEGARVVLGDVLTTECTAVADSLGDAARALPLDVTREGDWARAVETALDAFGRLDVLVNNAGIVRTGALESTSLEDYRAVIDVNQVGTFLGMRAVVSAMREAGGGSIINISSNAGIEGVQGVIGYVASKWAIRGMTKTAALELGRYGIRVNSVHPGGVATPMIGADDFDSVDQDAVWAGQPIPRVGQPEEIANLVLFLASDESSYSTGSEFVADGGGLAGNTARGVDTD from the coding sequence ATGGGCAGAATGGATGGCAAGGTCGCGTTGATCAGCGGCGCGGCGCGCGGCCAGGGCGAGGCCGAAGCCCGCCGATTCGTCGCGGAGGGTGCACGAGTAGTGCTAGGCGACGTGCTCACCACCGAGTGTACCGCCGTCGCCGACTCGCTCGGGGACGCGGCGCGCGCGCTTCCCCTCGACGTGACTCGCGAGGGAGACTGGGCACGGGCCGTCGAGACGGCCCTCGACGCGTTCGGTCGGCTCGACGTGCTCGTGAACAACGCCGGCATCGTCCGAACCGGCGCGCTCGAATCGACCTCGCTCGAGGACTACCGCGCGGTCATCGACGTGAACCAGGTCGGCACCTTCCTGGGCATGCGCGCCGTCGTCTCCGCCATGCGCGAAGCCGGCGGCGGCTCGATCATCAACATCTCGTCGAACGCCGGCATCGAAGGCGTGCAGGGCGTGATCGGCTACGTCGCCAGCAAATGGGCGATCCGCGGCATGACGAAGACGGCGGCCCTCGAGCTCGGGCGCTACGGCATCCGCGTGAACTCGGTCCACCCGGGTGGCGTCGCGACGCCGATGATCGGCGCCGACGACTTCGACTCGGTCGATCAGGACGCCGTATGGGCGGGCCAGCCGATCCCCCGCGTCGGCCAGCCCGAAGAGATCGCGAACCTGGTGCTCTTCCTCGCCTCCGACGAGAGCAGCTACTCGACCGGCTCGGAGTTCGTCGCCGACGGCGGCGGACTCGCCGGCAACACCGCGCGCGGGGTCGACACGGACTAG
- a CDS encoding nuclear transport factor 2 family protein, translating into MNPARFVSASPLLVSLSLVAILAVVVAAASPDPSDVRDQLALIELTHRYAWAIDTVDRDELARFFTPDASAHYVEVGPKILGLDVRLEGFDEIWDWLYQGLAHRKGPAGLPMHYMSNHLIELDGDTARLRYYMHNRSLAAGGVYYAEAVRTPAGWRIAKLRLEEQTWKPEVYENTPKPDMKRGQAPQSSPRTPAGADLSANLRDSGHDPVSRG; encoded by the coding sequence ATGAACCCTGCCCGCTTCGTGTCCGCTTCCCCTCTCCTGGTCTCGCTGTCGCTCGTCGCGATCCTTGCCGTCGTGGTCGCCGCCGCGAGTCCCGACCCGTCCGACGTGCGCGACCAGCTCGCGCTGATCGAGCTGACCCACCGCTACGCCTGGGCGATCGACACCGTCGATCGCGACGAGCTTGCCCGCTTCTTCACCCCTGACGCGAGCGCCCACTACGTCGAGGTGGGGCCGAAGATCCTCGGCCTCGACGTCCGCCTCGAAGGCTTCGACGAGATCTGGGACTGGCTCTACCAGGGCCTCGCCCATCGCAAGGGACCCGCGGGCCTGCCGATGCACTACATGTCGAATCACCTGATCGAGCTCGACGGCGACACGGCCCGCCTCCGCTACTACATGCACAACCGCAGCCTGGCCGCAGGTGGCGTCTATTACGCCGAGGCCGTCCGGACTCCAGCCGGGTGGCGGATCGCGAAGCTGCGCCTCGAAGAGCAGACCTGGAAGCCGGAGGTCTACGAGAACACGCCGAAGCCCGACATGAAGCGCGGGCAGGCGCCGCAGTCGTCTCCGAGGACTCCCGCGGGCGCCGACCTCTCCGCGAACCTGCGCGACAGCGGACACGATCCTGTGTCACGCGGGTAG